One genomic region from Phocoena sinus isolate mPhoSin1 chromosome 3, mPhoSin1.pri, whole genome shotgun sequence encodes:
- the BST2 gene encoding bone marrow stromal antigen 2, giving the protein MVDHLNESVLRCCKLPRCLCFLLLLVILMALLVALVIFAVRANSKHCTDGLQAEQECQNLTRYVQHQLTQAQEVLHKMEVQAATCNQTVVTLRDSLKMEQAQVAELQGEVKILKQKLEDTLAEVQRLRRGSEASAENNSSSCSSVLFAVVVVVVLEALLI; this is encoded by the exons ATGGTTGACCACTTGAATGAGTCGGTGCTGCGTTGCTGCAAGCTGCCGCGGTGCCTGTGCTTCCTGCTGCTACTGGTGATTCTGATGGCTCTACTTGTAGCCTTGGTCATCTTCGCTGTCAGGGCCAACAGCAAGCACTGCACGGATGGCCTCCAAGCAGAGCAGGAGTGTCAGAACCTCACTCGGTACGTGCAGCACCAGCTAACCCAGGCCCAGGAAGTCTTACACAAGATGGAGGTCCAGGCCGCCACCTGCAACCAGACGGTG GTGACCCTGAGGGATTCTCTGAAGATGGAGCAGGCACAGGTGGCCGAGCTTCAGG GAGAGGTCAAGATTTTGAAGCAGAAGCTGGAGGACACTTTGGCGGAGGTGCAGCGACTAAG AAGAGGGAGTGAGGCCTCTGCTGAGAACAACTCTTCTAGCTGCTCGAGCGTCCTGTTCGCTGTGGTCGTGGTCGTGGTCCTCGAGGCTCTGCTGATCTGA